One Actinosynnema pretiosum DNA segment encodes these proteins:
- a CDS encoding ABC transporter ATP-binding protein: protein MATTTAPAAVSLRGVRKSRGAVRAVDGVDLVVAPGEVVALLGPNGAGKSTTADVLLGLTAPDAGEVRLFGRTPRQAVVDGLVGAVLQDGALLEGATVAEVVGLVAALHRRPLPVAEALALAGAADLARRRSTELSGGQRKRALLAAALVPDPDLLVLDEPTAALDVQSRRRFWATTRERTARGRTVLFATHHLEEAQEFADRVVLLDRGKVIADGSVAQIRTAVSGRVIAATLPWASAPGADLAPLRALPGVRAVEARGDRVLLECADSDAALRALLATHPTTHDVEVTALGLEAAFLALTGRENR, encoded by the coding sequence ATGGCAACCACAACTGCTCCGGCGGCGGTCTCGCTGCGCGGGGTGCGCAAGTCACGCGGAGCCGTCAGGGCGGTGGACGGGGTCGACCTCGTCGTCGCGCCCGGCGAGGTGGTGGCGCTGCTCGGCCCGAACGGCGCGGGCAAGTCCACCACCGCGGACGTCCTGCTCGGGCTCACCGCCCCGGACGCGGGCGAGGTCCGGCTGTTCGGCCGCACGCCCAGGCAGGCCGTCGTGGACGGCCTGGTCGGGGCGGTGCTCCAGGACGGGGCCCTGCTGGAGGGCGCGACGGTCGCCGAGGTCGTCGGCCTGGTCGCCGCGCTGCACCGCCGCCCGCTGCCGGTCGCCGAGGCGCTGGCCCTCGCGGGCGCGGCCGACCTCGCGCGCCGCCGCTCCACCGAGCTGTCCGGCGGCCAGCGCAAGCGCGCCCTGCTCGCCGCCGCCCTCGTGCCCGACCCGGACCTGCTGGTCCTGGACGAGCCCACCGCGGCCCTGGACGTCCAGTCCCGCCGCCGCTTCTGGGCCACCACGCGCGAGCGCACCGCGCGCGGCCGGACCGTCCTGTTCGCCACCCACCACCTGGAGGAGGCGCAGGAGTTCGCCGACCGGGTCGTGCTGCTCGACCGCGGGAAGGTCATCGCGGACGGCTCCGTCGCGCAGATCCGCACCGCCGTGTCCGGCCGCGTCATCGCCGCCACGCTCCCGTGGGCGTCGGCCCCCGGAGCCGACCTCGCCCCGCTGCGCGCGCTGCCCGGCGTGCGCGCGGTCGAGGCGCGCGGCGACCGGGTCCTGCTGGAGTGCGCCGACTCGGACGCCGCGCTGCGCGCCCTGCTCGCCACCCACCCCACCACCCACGACGTCGAGGTCACCGCGCTGGGCCTGGAAGCGGCCTTCCTCGCGCTGACCGGACGGGAGAACCGGTGA
- a CDS encoding DUF6228 family protein codes for MARPEDGAGGEGGGGGPVGPVVDLGSVLLWSPGNIDPDYPLPKVAVRLRADGMEALLPETVALGLDGPALPDFLAELAESFRGWVGVHVWESLDHDLVLTATHDGRGAVSLRWEIAPWSLWKGHAWRASVEVDVEPGEAMRKLAEDVREALAV; via the coding sequence GTGGCGAGACCGGAGGACGGCGCGGGCGGAGAGGGTGGCGGGGGCGGTCCGGTCGGTCCCGTCGTGGACCTGGGCTCGGTGCTGCTGTGGAGCCCAGGGAACATCGACCCGGACTACCCGCTGCCCAAGGTCGCGGTGCGGCTGCGCGCGGACGGCATGGAGGCCCTGCTGCCGGAGACGGTGGCGCTGGGCCTGGACGGCCCTGCCCTGCCGGACTTCCTGGCCGAGCTGGCCGAGTCGTTCCGGGGCTGGGTCGGGGTGCACGTCTGGGAGAGCCTGGACCACGACCTCGTGCTGACGGCCACCCACGACGGCCGCGGCGCCGTCTCCCTGCGCTGGGAGATCGCGCCCTGGTCCCTCTGGAAGGGGCACGCCTGGCGGGCCTCGGTGGAGGTGGACGTGGAACCGGGGGAGGCGATGCGCAAGCTCGCCGAGGACGTGCGGGAGGCGTTGGCGGTCTAG
- a CDS encoding DUF397 domain-containing protein, protein MTWRKSSHSTATGNCVEIALTATAAHVRDSKNPGAGALTIPAPAWADFLRAARAR, encoded by the coding sequence ATGACCTGGCGCAAGAGCAGCCACAGCACGGCCACCGGCAACTGCGTCGAGATCGCCCTGACCGCGACCGCCGCGCACGTCCGCGACAGCAAGAACCCCGGCGCGGGCGCGCTCACCATCCCCGCGCCCGCCTGGGCCGACTTCCTCCGCGCCGCCAGGGCCCGCTGA
- a CDS encoding helix-turn-helix domain-containing protein — protein sequence MRPTVRSRRLGSRLGDHRQQNNLSGTELAARLGIHQATWSKIETGKTKVSPALLARTAEILDIPAEAIAQLQELHRRADEPGWWQDYGDILSEAVQMLIELEADASWIRTYEGQVIPGLLQTREYAERVITAGSPHIRVSDIDRYLELRMKRQKQLSEDLRLTAVISEAAIRQQVGGPSVLRAQLQHIARTVREHDVTVQVVPFTADAHAALGDSFVIIQWPDETDPEAVYADGVTSWTVHERSGIVRSYLHAFASAQSQALSPRESLDLIHDVIKELG from the coding sequence GTGCGCCCCACCGTGCGCAGCCGCCGCCTCGGCTCCCGCCTGGGCGACCACCGGCAGCAGAACAACCTGTCCGGCACCGAACTGGCCGCCCGGCTCGGCATCCACCAGGCCACCTGGTCGAAGATCGAGACCGGGAAGACGAAGGTCTCCCCCGCCCTGCTGGCCCGCACGGCGGAGATCCTCGACATCCCGGCCGAGGCGATCGCCCAGCTCCAGGAGCTGCACCGCAGGGCCGACGAGCCCGGCTGGTGGCAGGACTACGGCGACATCCTGTCCGAGGCCGTGCAGATGCTGATCGAGCTGGAGGCCGACGCGTCCTGGATCCGCACCTACGAGGGCCAGGTCATCCCCGGACTGCTCCAGACCCGCGAGTACGCCGAGCGCGTCATCACCGCAGGGTCGCCGCACATCCGGGTCTCGGACATCGACCGGTACCTGGAGCTGCGGATGAAGCGCCAGAAGCAGCTCAGCGAGGACCTGCGCCTGACCGCCGTGATCAGCGAGGCCGCCATCCGCCAGCAGGTCGGCGGCCCCTCCGTCCTGCGCGCGCAGCTCCAGCACATCGCCCGAACGGTCCGCGAGCACGACGTCACGGTGCAGGTCGTCCCGTTCACGGCCGACGCGCACGCCGCGCTGGGCGACTCGTTCGTGATCATCCAGTGGCCCGACGAGACCGACCCCGAGGCCGTCTACGCTGACGGTGTGACCTCCTGGACGGTGCACGAGCGCAGCGGCATCGTCCGCAGCTACCTGCACGCGTTCGCCTCCGCGCAGAGCCAGGCCCTGTCGCCCAGGGAGTCACTGGACCTCATCCACGACGTGATCAAGGAGCTGGGATGA
- a CDS encoding ABC transporter permease: MNTRFLVLELLRATRTRRYLVATMPLPSLMLLVLPDVYDLEGVALGGVPIALSLMLNMAMFGVISAPVTTGASIAVERGAGWQRQLRLTPLTGAGYVVGKGVVGMLLALPPLVLLGLVGAFAQDVRLSAGQWLVCLGAVWLTGLPFVLLGIVLGLVVSPGAMQAVTGVASLALSVAGGVLIPVELAPDWLRRVVLTLPMHWGKQLALSPLVDVEVGRALFVLGAWVVGLGLIAARRFRAAEA, translated from the coding sequence ATGAACACGCGCTTCCTCGTGCTCGAACTGCTCCGCGCCACCCGCACCCGCCGCTACCTGGTGGCCACCATGCCGCTGCCCTCGCTGATGCTGCTGGTGCTCCCCGACGTCTACGACCTGGAGGGCGTCGCCCTCGGCGGCGTGCCGATCGCGCTCTCGCTGATGCTGAACATGGCCATGTTCGGCGTCATCTCCGCCCCCGTGACGACCGGCGCGAGCATCGCCGTCGAGCGCGGCGCGGGCTGGCAGCGGCAACTGCGGCTGACCCCGCTCACCGGCGCGGGCTACGTGGTCGGCAAGGGCGTGGTCGGGATGCTGCTGGCCCTGCCGCCGCTGGTGCTGCTCGGCCTGGTCGGGGCGTTCGCGCAGGACGTGCGCCTGTCGGCGGGCCAGTGGCTGGTCTGCCTCGGCGCGGTGTGGCTGACCGGGCTGCCGTTCGTGCTGCTCGGGATCGTGCTCGGCCTGGTGGTCTCGCCGGGCGCGATGCAGGCGGTGACCGGGGTGGCGTCGCTGGCGCTGAGCGTGGCGGGCGGCGTGCTGATCCCCGTGGAGCTGGCCCCGGACTGGCTGCGCCGGGTCGTGCTGACCCTGCCGATGCACTGGGGCAAGCAGCTCGCGCTGTCGCCGCTGGTGGACGTGGAGGTCGGGCGGGCGCTGTTCGTGCTCGGCGCGTGGGTCGTGGGCCTCGGCCTGATCGCCGCCCGCCGGTTCCGCGCGGCCGAGGCGTAG
- a CDS encoding sigma 54 modulation/S30EA ribosomal C-terminal domain-containing protein, which translates to MGALAVRTSGGVRERALTGVVELLGGVPGARATAARVRLTALGGGTALLQANAEVRGHRIRAQVAAPEADAAGLLRERVAAQVSRLEAPGAHRAWPGPDRAPVVAGRAGARRVARRKRVRAELCAPDAAALAMDLMDYDFHLFADSETGQDSVLYRVGPTGYRLARLEDTAPPALPVVVPLTTNVHPVPELTEAEAVRRLDETELPFRFFRPAGTRRGAVLYRRWDGDYGLLAAG; encoded by the coding sequence GTGGGCGCGCTGGCGGTGCGCACGTCCGGCGGGGTCCGGGAGCGGGCGCTGACCGGGGTGGTGGAGCTCCTGGGCGGGGTGCCCGGCGCCCGCGCGACGGCGGCGCGGGTGCGGCTGACCGCGCTCGGCGGGGGGACCGCGCTGCTCCAGGCCAACGCCGAGGTGCGCGGTCACCGGATCAGGGCGCAGGTCGCGGCCCCGGAGGCGGACGCGGCGGGGCTGCTGCGCGAGCGCGTGGCCGCCCAGGTGTCCCGCTTGGAGGCGCCGGGCGCGCACCGCGCGTGGCCGGGACCGGACCGGGCGCCGGTGGTGGCCGGGCGGGCCGGGGCGCGGCGGGTGGCGCGGCGCAAGCGGGTGCGGGCGGAGCTGTGCGCGCCGGACGCGGCGGCGCTGGCCATGGACCTGATGGACTACGACTTCCACCTGTTCGCGGACTCGGAGACCGGGCAGGACAGCGTGCTGTACCGGGTGGGGCCGACCGGCTACCGGTTGGCGCGCCTGGAGGACACCGCGCCGCCCGCGCTGCCGGTGGTGGTGCCGCTGACGACGAACGTGCACCCGGTGCCGGAGCTGACCGAGGCGGAGGCGGTGCGGCGCCTGGACGAGACCGAGCTGCCGTTCCGGTTCTTCCGGCCCGCCGGGACCCGGCGGGGAGCCGTGCTGTACCGGCGGTGGGACGGCGACTACGGGTTGCTGGCGGCTGGCTGA
- a CDS encoding spermidine synthase: MEQRRGVERQVRFGTAQLAPAPYRERGWLLMVDGVLQSCVDLDDPRYLHLPYTRWVARVLDLHWPEGDPVSALQVGGGGFTISRYLAHARPGSAQEVYELDGPLVELVREHLALDAVPGLRVRVEDGEAGIRGAADGSADVVVMDVARVGTIALNLAVTPFLREIARVLRPGGLYLGNMWSAPDLGLALRAVASLREVFPHVALLAEPGLLLGKRAGNAVLAASGRPLPHDGIAEWAEAGGNKVFCLSAEKLTRFKGAAEPLDADIPEDSITPVPRWRTGVS, translated from the coding sequence GTGGAACAGCGTCGGGGCGTCGAGCGGCAGGTCCGGTTCGGGACGGCGCAGCTCGCGCCCGCGCCCTACCGGGAGCGCGGGTGGCTGCTCATGGTCGACGGGGTGCTCCAGTCCTGCGTGGACCTGGACGACCCCCGCTACCTGCACCTGCCGTACACCCGCTGGGTGGCGCGCGTGCTCGACCTGCACTGGCCCGAGGGCGACCCGGTGTCCGCGCTCCAGGTCGGCGGCGGCGGGTTCACGATCTCCCGGTACCTCGCGCACGCCCGGCCCGGTTCCGCGCAGGAGGTCTACGAGCTGGACGGGCCGCTGGTCGAGCTGGTCCGGGAGCACCTGGCGCTGGACGCCGTCCCCGGCCTGCGGGTGCGGGTCGAGGACGGCGAGGCCGGGATCAGGGGCGCGGCGGACGGCAGCGCCGACGTGGTGGTCATGGACGTCGCGCGGGTCGGCACGATCGCGCTGAACCTGGCCGTCACGCCGTTCCTGCGCGAGATCGCCAGGGTGCTGCGACCCGGCGGGCTGTACCTGGGCAACATGTGGTCGGCGCCCGACCTGGGGCTCGCGCTGCGGGCCGTCGCGTCGCTGCGCGAGGTGTTCCCGCACGTGGCGCTGCTCGCCGAACCGGGGCTGCTGCTGGGGAAGAGGGCGGGCAACGCCGTCCTCGCCGCCTCCGGCCGCCCGCTCCCGCACGACGGCATCGCCGAGTGGGCGGAAGCCGGGGGGAACAAGGTGTTCTGCCTGTCGGCGGAGAAGCTGACCCGGTTCAAGGGCGCCGCGGAGCCGCTCGACGCGGACATCCCCGAGGACAGCATCACCCCGGTGCCGCGCTGGCGGACCGGGGTGAGCTAG